One genomic window of Undibacterium cyanobacteriorum includes the following:
- a CDS encoding cytochrome D1 domain-containing protein codes for MKTSNTLNVLRTGLRPMVAVLAALPLIAGVAYAQEKKDEKTHGAAELKYQAGGSPLANEAMHQNINPKAPPMTKAEFDAAKQIYFQRCAGCHGVLRKGATGKALTPDITLEKGTDYLKVFIAYGSPAGMPNWGTSGDLTEKEVDLMARYIQQEPPTPPEFGMKEMMQTWKEIIPASKRPTKKMNNYNIANLFSTTLRDSGEVALIDGDTKKIINIVKTGYAVHISRISASGRYLYVIGRDARLNLIDLWMEKPDNVAEIKIGLEARSVETSKFKGYEDKFAVAGSYWPPQYVMMEGDSLKPLKIVSTRGMTVDNEYHPEPRVASIVASHYRPEFVINAKETGKIMMVNYSDLNNLKVTTLDAAKFLHDGGFDSTGRYFLVAANASNKIAVVDTKEDKMAAIVDVGKTPHPGRGANFVHPKFGPVWATSHLGDESISMIGTDPVKHKAQAWKVVDTVKGQGGGSLFIKTHPKSKNLWVDTPLHPDAKISQSVAVFDINNLEKGFVTLPIGEWSGLGEGAKRIVQPEYNQAGDEVWFSVWSAKDKESAIVIVDDKTRKLKAVIRDKRLITPTGKFNVNNTQHDVY; via the coding sequence ATGAAAACGTCGAATACACTCAATGTACTGCGCACAGGTTTACGACCCATGGTTGCTGTGCTCGCAGCACTCCCATTGATCGCTGGCGTCGCCTACGCACAAGAGAAAAAGGATGAGAAAACGCACGGAGCAGCGGAACTCAAATACCAAGCGGGTGGTTCGCCACTCGCCAATGAAGCGATGCACCAGAACATCAATCCTAAAGCGCCTCCAATGACCAAGGCTGAATTCGATGCAGCCAAACAAATCTATTTCCAACGTTGCGCAGGTTGCCATGGCGTGTTGCGTAAAGGTGCAACAGGTAAAGCATTAACACCTGACATCACACTCGAAAAAGGTACAGACTATTTGAAAGTCTTTATCGCGTATGGCTCACCTGCCGGTATGCCAAACTGGGGTACCTCGGGTGACTTGACCGAAAAAGAAGTGGACTTGATGGCGCGCTATATTCAACAAGAGCCGCCAACACCACCTGAATTCGGTATGAAGGAAATGATGCAAACTTGGAAGGAAATTATTCCTGCATCGAAGCGTCCGACCAAGAAGATGAACAACTACAACATTGCCAATTTGTTCTCCACCACACTACGCGATTCTGGTGAAGTGGCCTTGATTGATGGCGACACCAAGAAGATTATCAACATCGTCAAGACTGGTTATGCGGTCCACATTTCGCGTATCTCGGCATCTGGTCGTTATCTGTACGTGATCGGACGTGACGCACGTTTGAACCTGATCGACTTATGGATGGAAAAACCAGATAACGTCGCTGAGATCAAAATCGGTTTAGAAGCACGTTCGGTCGAAACATCTAAATTCAAGGGCTACGAAGATAAGTTTGCGGTCGCTGGTTCCTACTGGCCACCACAATACGTGATGATGGAAGGCGATTCCTTGAAGCCATTGAAGATCGTCTCGACCCGTGGCATGACTGTCGACAATGAATACCATCCAGAGCCACGCGTGGCGTCGATTGTGGCCTCTCACTATCGCCCAGAATTCGTCATCAATGCGAAAGAAACTGGCAAGATCATGATGGTGAACTATTCTGACTTGAACAACTTAAAAGTCACCACATTGGACGCAGCGAAGTTCTTGCATGACGGTGGTTTTGATTCAACAGGTCGTTATTTCTTAGTCGCTGCGAATGCCTCGAATAAGATTGCCGTGGTCGATACTAAGGAAGACAAAATGGCAGCGATTGTTGATGTCGGCAAGACGCCACATCCAGGCCGTGGCGCTAACTTTGTTCATCCAAAATTTGGACCAGTGTGGGCGACCAGTCACTTAGGTGATGAAAGTATTTCCATGATTGGTACTGACCCAGTGAAACACAAAGCGCAAGCTTGGAAAGTGGTCGATACGGTCAAAGGCCAAGGTGGTGGTTCCTTGTTTATCAAGACTCATCCAAAATCGAAAAACTTGTGGGTCGACACGCCTTTGCATCCTGACGCGAAGATCAGCCAATCCGTTGCGGTGTTTGATATCAACAATCTCGAAAAAGGCTTCGTCACTTTGCCGATCGGTGAGTGGTCTGGCCTAGGTGAAGGTGCGAAACGTATCGTTCAACCAGAATACAACCAAGCTGGTGACGAAGTATGGTTCTCGGTCTGGAGCGCGAAAGATAAAGAATCTGCCATCGTGATCGTGGACGACAAAACTCGCAAGTTGAAAGCAGTGATCCGCGACAAGCGCTTGATCACGCCAACAGGTAAGTTCAATGTCAATAACACGCAACACGACGTTTATTAA
- a CDS encoding c-type cytochrome — protein sequence MKTMIASLTATAVIGLGLCATPAFASTGPELTQKNGCMACHGVDKKILGPGFKEIAAKYKGNAQAATLLAKKVKDGGSGAWGPIPMPPNGGKVSDADIKTMVDYVLSLN from the coding sequence ATGAAAACAATGATTGCATCACTTACAGCCACCGCGGTGATTGGTTTAGGTCTCTGTGCTACGCCAGCATTCGCTAGCACCGGCCCAGAACTGACTCAGAAAAACGGCTGTATGGCTTGCCACGGCGTGGATAAAAAAATTCTAGGTCCTGGGTTTAAGGAAATCGCAGCGAAGTACAAAGGCAATGCCCAAGCTGCTACCTTGCTTGCCAAGAAAGTTAAAGATGGTGGTAGCGGTGCCTGGGGTCCCATTCCTATGCCACCGAATGGCGGCAAAGTTAGCGACGCCGATATCAAAACCATGGTGGATTATGTTCTCAGTCTGAACTAA